From the Colletotrichum lupini chromosome 1, complete sequence genome, the window AAGGCTGTCAGAAAAAAAACGGACTGTACCCTGTTTCCTGTAACCCCAGCCGTTGTCGCGTGCCCCCATGTTCCTCTTCTCTCGACAAAAAGAACGGACTTAGACTTCGGTCTCGACATCGGGCTTGCGACCGTTGAGAGCACCCATCTTGGTAATCTTCCGGATCGCAAACTTGGCCTCGTCCTTGGCGAACTGCACATTACGCATCGGACGCCACTGCATCAGACCCCGATGTTGACGGTGCAGGTCTCTGCTCCTGCTCTTGTAGTCCTTGTAGGCGGCAACAGGTCCGTTTCCGTTGCTTTGCTGAGATGCGTCTGAGGGAGCCGCACTCGCGTTGCTGTCTGTTGATTGACGTGTGCCGTTGCTGCTCGCTCTGGTGTCTTTAGTGCTGGCGTCTGTGAGCCCGAGATCCGGCTCACTGCTGTTATCATCATCGTCGTAATCCGTATCAAAATCATCACGTCCCTCCGAGTTCAGGTCTTCCTGATTCTCGTTATCGCCACCCATCATCTGCGTGGGATCTTTTCCAAAGGCAGTGCTCCAATCGGTTCCGTCCTTGGAGAGCCACTTTTCTTTCTCATTCGGGTCGGTCTGAGCTAGGACATCGCGGCCTTGGGTAAGAGACTCATCATGCAGCTTCTGAACAGCAGGGGGCACTTCGGCTCGGACCTCCTCGCCTCGTACTCCCTCCGCAAAACAGGCCTCCCAGGTCTCGATTGTCTCACGCGAATCGTTGTCAGTGACAAACTTGACGTGATCACCATCGGTACCAGTGGAGAAACGACCCTTGAATCTAAGTCGACCAATTTCTTCAATCTTCATGTCAGGGATGTCTTTGAAGTTGTCCTGGGTGATATAGTTCTGTGACAGGCGCAGACCCTTGTCGCAGTTGAAGATGGGAATATCAAAGTCGCGTTCCTCGCAATCCGGGAAGTCCTGGAGCCACAGTGACGCAAAGGCGTCGGCATGACGCTTGCCGGGAGGGTAAAACTCGAAGAAGACTGGGGATCTGTAGCGGTAGCGAACAGGAAGACGGATCTTGTCATGCTTCTCATCGCCACTGATGTCCCAGGAAAAGCCGTCTTGCTCCTCCAGCTTGTTACAAGCGTCTCGCTTGATGCTAGAAGAGCTGCCACCAGTACGAAGGCGAATCTTGGTCTTCAGTTTACCGTAGCCAGCAGCAATGATTTGCTGAGACGTGAACTCGAATGTACCCACATCCCAGCCAAGCTGAGCAGGAGGCAGACGCAGTTCAACAGACCTGAAGAGAAGGGAAATGCGGATTCTTCCGTATCCAACTCCGCCATCGAGAGGGTACCATCTTGTGGCTTCACTTCCAGATCGCAAAATATCGGAAAGCTTTAGAGGGACCACGCCAATGATGGGATCGTGTTGCCTGTTGCGGGAGTCGCGGACAGTGATTGTCACAATGCCAGACCTCCAATCGCGGATGAACTTTTCGGTACCGGCGTTGAAGATGGGTTGCGAGGAGACCGCCTTTGTACGTGTCTTGTAGATAAGTTCATCGTTGACGAGAATTGTGCAGTAGGAACTTGGCAGTTTGCTGCCCTGTTCCTCCTTGACTTCGCCAGCGTCGAGGCGCGCAGGTTCGTACTCGCGTCCCTTGCGCTTGCCGTTGGAACCCTTCACATTGGCGAGCTCCAATCCAACAATCTGGTGGACGACGATGCTGAGAATGCCAGAGGGCCAGAGAGGGTCGGGAGGAGTGTGCTCGACAGCATCCTCCATGTCGTTTTCAATCGTGCCCTTTTCGTCCTGAAGCTCCTTCTTGTCCCTCAGTTCAGGAGGCAGATTGACGTCCTTGCCATCGGTACGAAGAGCCTTGCGGAACTGGGTCTTGCCGAAGAAGCCAACCTCCCAGTGCAGCTCGCCAGGCATAGAGGTCTCGGCCTTGACGCCAGCAAGCTTGGAAACCTGGGGGAACATCTTGCCGGGGTGCTGAATGAGTTTCTGAATGCTCAACTCGACCTTGCCAACGACATCGTCCGCAGATGAGCGATCGCTGTCCCAAAGTTCAACCGAAAGTTGTTCATCCGCCTTGATCAAGTCGGCTGTGACCAACAGACCGCAGCTCTCTTCGAAGACGGGGTTGAGATCATCCTGGATGACACGGGTACAGAACTGGGGCTTGGAGAACTTGCTCCAGGCGACGGTGATGTAGGGGTCGGAGCCTCCGCCCTCACTGCCCCGGCGGTCTTGCTTGCTGAGGCCCGTTGCCTTGTGGATACGGATGAATAGTAGTCCGAGCGCAAGCGTCTCCTTCTTGATGTCGTCGCCTTGCAGCATCTTGCTCAAGTCAAGAGTCATGCTCTTGGGAGCGACGTACATTGAAGCGGCGGTGCCGATGGCCCAGTTGACAAAGTTGGAGATGAGAGGCAGGTTCAGAATGTTGACTCCCTTTTCAATCATTGGCGTGCAACCAGCCTGAACCTTGGGAATACCCATCAGAGTGAAAGTGAGGGTCTTGAGGAACGGCGGTTCAGGGGTAAGCTGCAATCTGATACGGGCGGTGGCGACAAGTCCCTGAAGTTCAACCCCTACGAGTCGTTAGATCAAGCTAGAGATATGGATTATTTTGGTGTACTTACAAATTGGGAGGGGGACACCAAAGAGACCTCGAATACCGAGGTAAAAGACAAGCTGCATTCCCATGTTGCGAGCCTTTGACGAAACGTCAGAGCCAGACGGCTTCGCGTGGTAAGCAACTGAGGCCTCCAGGTTGTAGAAGTCACCAGCCTGCTCCATGGCAGCCAGTTCGTTGGGGTCAGTGTTCTTCTGGTTCTGCTTGTGGGCCTCGTCCTTGATGTCCTTGACGTGGCTATCGGGAAGGGCGCGCAAGCTGAGAATACGGAGCGGGTTGCTGCCCTGAGAGATGTCGGCAACGCGCACGTTTTCGATGACGCCGGGCACTGAGGCAACCATGACGTCCTCGAGAGTATCGGCAACGCCAGCAAACATCTCGGGGTTAATAAGATTCCACATGATGCCGACGGCGGTGTTCATCCACTGAGCTTTGTTAGCTTCATGTCATCGCTGTGCAGAAATGAGTACCACGCACCTCGACGGATTCGGGGACCAGGTTGACGGTTGCTGTTTCGCCACGCGCCTGCTCACTAGACCATTCGGTGTTTCTCCCCTGCGTGATGAGGTCCTTTATCCACAGAAAGACACCAGAGGCGACGCAAGCTCCGAGAGGAAGCAGGCCATAGAGCGAGCCGCCAAAGAACTTGCCGACAATGACGATGGCGAAGAAGATACCAGCGCACAAAATGTTGCCGCGTGTCTCGAGGTGCTCGAACATGGGCTCGTAGCTGACGCTGGGGGTGTGGAAAAAGTTCACGTTGGTCTTCTCGCTGTGAATGGGCACGTCGGTGGTGCTACCGGGCTCGACGGGGTCGGGCGGTGCCGTGACATCTTGGGCCCATCGGTACTCCTCGCCGGACTGGTTAGGGGAGGTGGAGACTGTAGCGTCCTTTCCGAGGTTCTTGTTGGGGACGGATATCTGCCAATTGTCGTGTTAGCACGGGTTCCAGAGCGGGCGGGACGTGATGCCCGGCGAGAAACGAAGGATTCTGGGATGATCTCACGTGAGGGTTTTCAACAACGTCCTTGAAGTTTTCCTTTGGGTTCTCAATCTCGACATCCTTGCCAGTGACGGGATCCCGCACGGTCTTGGTCTTCTTGCGAGCACCTTTTGGTTTCTCGGGGACATGATCCTTTGTGTCTTGGAGAttttgttgttgttgctgttgctgttgctgctgtgtGGCGTTGCCGTTGTGTTGCTGCTGGCGGGCAGCCTCCTTGGCGATCCTCGCGTGCTCCTTATCCTCGGCTTCAATGGCAGCGTCGCGCTCGCGCTTCTCCTTGTCGAGCTGGGCAACGAACTCGTGAATGTTGGGGATGCGGTTTCGGCCGCTGTAGTGTTGGCCGCCGGTCGGCACCGTGTGTTCGTCGTAGTTCATCTTGCTACCATGGACAACGCCTGATTCTCTAGGGTGTTCTTGTCTGGGATGTGGATGAAGATTGTAGACCAGTCGTAGCTGAGACTACGCTGTCAAAGATCCAAATCAGTTGCCTAGTGTTTGGGTAAACACGAAAGAGCAAAAAGGCAAAGAGAATTGAGCAGAAGAAGACCACACAGGCAAGATCGAAATGTGCGGAGGTTAAAGGTCTCGGGGGATAGGGATATAATCATAGGGATGCAGATCATCCAGCAGACCAGCAGGGCAAAGGGGGGGAAAAGGGAACCTAACCAACCGGCAATCCCATGAAATGGATGAGGTGGGAAACGAGCCCCTCCAATTGCCTCATAGCTCCCCTTCAGCTCTAGCCAGCTAGCTCGCTTCACCATGATTACCTACTTAGTACAAAGTGTACATTACCTCTTGTTGGGTTAGCACCTCTGTCCCTTCAGCTGCAGCTTGTGGGTGCCGCAACAGAGCAGGCAGGGTGGGAAGCTGTGATGGTCAATGACGTAGCGTGTCTTGCGAACTTGCGACTTTGATGGCGGGAAAAAAGCCCACTAACAGCCAGGCGCGGCCCCACCCCCGAAGCAAGCCCCCGGCTCCTTACAGGCCCCCCTATGACGGAAGAAGTTTCCGGTACTTTGGCATGGTCCGAGCGTAGCCGTCACTCCCATCTTCTTGCCCCGGCCTGCCCTGCGCTTTTCACTTACCTTCCGTGCCTATTGCGCGCTGTCGCTTCACTGACACCTAGTATCACTGGTATACATCCCGATGAATTGACATGTTCATGATAATTCGCAGCCACACACATTCCTCCGGGTCAAGTTGCCAGGACTAGAGACGCGGTAGGACTCTCCCTCTGCCACCGTGGCTGGAACGCTCCACGCTCAATGGCCCCAAGGTCTGGCCAGACTGCAGCCCCCTTTTTggattacttacttattgaATGGGACACGCTGGACTAGGTGGGCTGGTGCATGGCTCTAGGCGAAAAGCCAGCTTTCCCGCCCTACACTACTATTCATCAGAGTTGCTCAATTTTCCTGTTTTCCCGCATGTTTCAACGGACTGCGTGACAAAAGACGATGCGACAAGCCTGTGGCCGATCTGCAGTAGGGATCGCAAAATGTGCTTGCGTACATGGCTGGCAAAGGGAAAACAACATGGACTGGGCCGCGTGTTCATTGGCCTTTTCACCCCGGCCCCTTGGCTTTTGCGATTAGCTCACTCCTCGTTGAGCTTGTGCTGGCTTGCTTGACAGCTGGAGTCCTGGGGCATGAGGGGGAACGTTTGGTCCGGCTCATGAATGTCGTCGGTTGGGTGAAATGTGGATTTCATATGCTCGTCTTCTTCGTATTCAGACGAAAGAGAGGATTCATCTACCCATTTCTTGGAGAAACTGTTCTCGACTGTATCAATCTGTCCATCCCAGGCAATACAGATGAGCCAACATATGCGTACAGTAGATACCATCGTACCCGAGGCGGCTCCTGATCGTCGTCCAGGTTTGTCAAAAAGTGTGAGGTCAGTCTATCGCAAACCTTCCGGGCGGCTCACTGGACAGCCACGACCTGACAGGGCATGGAACATGGGGTGCCGCTTGTCCCGGCCGGCGGGAGGAGAGAAGCGACGATTGCGTTTACAGGGCCTGTCTTTTTTAGTAACAGCAGCAGTAGCAAAAATAAACCACCTTTATGGCAGActacaagaggcactccgccaaaacactttttttatatatcaaagcagaaatcgtattttacggTCACCCCACTACCTAGGATAGGGTCTAGACTAGTATAGTAAcctataaataggggttatagagatttacggcttaagaaatactttaatttcgtaatatattagaccgtacagtagtatataaaatcgcgtaATATCGTACCCCGACGTAAaagtttttcttttctttataactttattataaaaataactactactttttaccctCTTATAGGCAAAAATTActctttacttaagttattaaactaatagctcgcttatagatattataatatagatctataataacttctagtctctatataaaacgttactaaactaatcgaccttacgacACCTCCTcgtaaagctattttaaaacgaccgatcgataataatacttatataggctctaccctttttatataataagaatatataaatatataagcctcgatattaataaaatctctttttacGGGCTTAAAGGAGCgggaacgaagtatttagtaaataaaaaaggagctaaagtaatcgctaataattaatatctttattatattatataacgcatccttttttaaaaacgaacttaatagtttctaaataacgacttatattaacgtctaagttattaagaagtttattaagaaagtttaatttaatcgcttcttaacgtttactttatattaaaatataatacgatctattattttatattttataataaactagcaaattcttttaatagagtagatagtatttctaattaatataaaaaatccttataatatcttagagtattataaagtagcgtacgaagctataagtttaaagagattcctttttaaaactacgatcttatataaaaaagataattactaactttttattatttcttaaactagaattaagttactagttattaaaccttagctaataaaaaagggaaaaagtcgtataaagctaattataactaaaactttaggCAAAACGACGTATAAAAATGTTCCGAAAACACGGCTTTTAacaagtattagtattaaactaacgataaagattaaggaggaattattagttaagtaagaaaagaagatcgttaagaaagaggtaaaggctaagaaaaaggttaaaaaggataaaaacgataggaaagacgagattatagtagttcgataagaagataaagtttataatagtaaataacttagtatactataaggatagaaacgagcattctcgttagtaaatagtttagagtaaactataattatatttataattcctcttcGTCTTTAGTATCGCTCgtaattacgaagctatttaatgctctaagattaattttaaagttttctaatctctacttaacttatataataccgccctatagtttactaagtaaagtaacttttagttaaagcttattgcgtatatactactttaaacgaatataaaaatattaatacgctttaaaataaggataattagcctcgctaaacttcgtacttttagctaatatagttagggagcccttaataattaaagtacaaatctataaagtagcttaaagaaaatatacgtctagattattactattctaaatagcgtttaatagttattaaacttagtcttagttaatcggctatataaagtcttatacaGTTCGTAACGTAGgttaatagtatagttactatagctaactagaaataatataagggcgacctttttaataacgaattcgataagagttctaaatttatataaagttaataaaattagaacgaattattacgaaagggaactcgaggcaggtcggaacgctgctatattaacctaattaactaaagacttaacgtaaagagggaaaaaatagaatagtaaatagaagctagtaggctagccctttaggcctagcggtttagctcgttatataactattaagagcttagcctcgtagcctaaggctaagctacAGGGCCCACAGGGCCCTAGTGCCTactaccgtaatattacccccccctctatactagagggcgctatccgtagtactaaaaaaataaacctctaaattaccccttattttagcaaatctatagccgtaattactactattatattatcgtcctcccttagtaatagtaaatcgctagccgcggcggcttttatttatacgttTAGGTTCCGTAATaggcccttaataattaagtactagtaATAAAACGCTTAGAGCGCCGCTAGTACATATCTAAAGCTCTCTACGTCGTACTAAGTCGgatccttattataccccttttagtccgcttagtactatagttttctcttatataagcatAATTTAACGACCTCTAAGACCTCGTACTCTAGTTcgccgttattattaataatcggtaGTAATAGGTCTTAGTTCTACCCGGGTAGTAAGTCGTTAGTAGcctttcttagcttatttaggtaGAAAACCGGGTATACCcggctacttactaatagttttataatctatatacccccctatttagtactaataataggccATAGCCCGGCCCACggctattatagtttatttatattaataaacttttaatacgaaGTATTAACGAAAACCCGGTCTCCTAGCTTTAGGTCGTCTAGGCGCTAGCGGCGGTTaatatacctcttatattatacttaagtaacctTTATATTACCCCTAGCGGTCTCTTaggccttatatattccctaggctatatactacgtatCGGTACGgtttagcttcttttttatagagccgaattagtaagtttacctagactaattaaaaaagagctatagctaataaccgaattctattttatataataatagccctataatctcgctaagctaagtagtataagtaaagtcgactataagtagtatatcgctctaattatcttagtattagttaattagtagtcttaactactataggatatactagtttagtacttttatttagctatttatttaggggtagttagccgttaatagctatagcttaaccccacagattttataaagctctttttagAAATCGGAgataaattaggggcctcggtccgatataatagtctttaataagctaaagataagtaatacccgtttataaaatatttagcttatatcttttattatagtagttttataataaagaatagatATTACCctcttacttaagtagtttattattacctaaatattattaaatcttttttaattagtaaggatagttataaagttaatagaaatatactactacgggtagttaagtactagaagtggccttagctcccccgggggcttattacgtagcttttataattagtactaggtatagtagttctatatatattaataagtatccgctattaggcccggctagtagtattactatttaattatttttataactttattatgcCCTAGGTAGGCGAGGAGCTTTTGCTTATAGACCTCGcagataattataatacgaaggtTCTTTTCTTTAGGTACTACgagcttcttatttattattagtaatccgtcgttttaaatagactagcgctcgcgccttttagctactagcgcttatattagtacgAGGGACGCTATAATAGggtctttattaagctttagaatcttttttattaataagtactcttAGAGCTCGTCCTTTAATAAGAGcgagctaattataagctatggttaactaactacggtacttaataatacttatagctttgttataatattaggggATAATAATCCTAGTAATAAGAGGACTTAGGTcttattagccttttttagtacttactaagtacggatatcctctattttttataagagggtattaaCTAGTACGTTCTCCTTccctaagtagtaataaatttaaaagttAAAATCCGTTAGCGTACTAGCctagcgggcttattataagttaagtaagtacttagttataaagaatagtaatagttaatagtctataataacgtcgaacctatacttatagtttataagctctgcgcactatttttctaaatatagtattattattagtatttttttattataaatagtatagttaagctCTAtgccgcttattatttttaaatagaaggctattaagtattataactcgttatccttttattattataatagcgctccggcgtatattaagttagaggtatcggtttttagctatattaatagctctagcctaaagtagtagaggataagtattaatattagcgcTAGCTTTATAGCCTCGAAGGCCGTTtcgtaattagtactaaaattaaaaaaaactcccttacttattagcttcgTAAGGGGCCTAGCTAGGTAGCcgtaatcctttataaatctcttataaaagttatagaacccgaggaaagactagatacccttaagtaatataaatagcttttagtctttaattataaagactttctttttattaagctatatactttttataaaaactataaagcctaggtactttataaaaataatactaaattcgtattttttaatatttacttataagcctgctttttataagcggtctagtactttagtaacgtgctcttagtactaaagggggttatttaggaagattaggatattatttatatacgctatataaaagttatctaggtactttattaatatcttatttatatattattaatacgtagtaggcctattatagagcccgaagggtattactttatacttatataccccGTAGTGGGttttaaacgttattaagtcCTTAGAGGCTAAGTCGAGGTAAATACGGTAGAAAGCCTACTTAATatctagtttagtaaatacttttaccctacttagctacgcgagggtcttattaataagtagtagtaagtagcggtttttttttataattttattaagcttacgGAAGTTAACGTAAAAGCGcaaactactattatacttttttataaatagcgtcggtAACGTAAAAAGAgcattacttagcttaataaattccttttataagtactttagtaaataggctcttatagcctctagctccggtactaactacttatatagagggtagtagGTTAGTTTCtctctattactatttaggagctcgatcttatagttatatagcttataaagtactagtatattactagccgcTTTACTAAAGACGTTAGTCtaaggctataaatactttagtaagttcgttattataaggttgtgagtaacttagttatcgttatataaggggtctgcctcctcttttttatcttctataatatagttaagcttataaagtaatataaagcctattttaacgtcgttctactttaggttctttttaaaattaggagcgctaataaaggtaatgtttatttatattattattaagtgtGGTTTTTGCTATTTAGACCTTTTTACGGGGGcgatattagtactattaagggcgcgttttattttttttatattcttagcctTGTTTAACCGTTATATTTAgtaggctattatttttagtaggcgtggtaatatcctaatcggtatactttttacttactactactagagcttttagttatagtaagttatatttattttaaataggtcctACTAGTAGTTAGCgtcgatttagtattatacgtcGATAATTTCTAGAGTatataagtccttaatatttttaataataatagagggcgTTTCTTATAGCGGTAGgtccttaggctatattagctattaatagtaaatattagggtttacccCGTAGTATTCGAACTACTTTTACCTTAAGATTAGGTTATAgcggcccgtattaagctaaaggAGGGgtgcttttaaaaagacctattaattaatatataagttagcggtctatattatattagtattatttaatcgctctttattaaacttagtaataaggattaagtatagtaatttataaaatagggctgcgcaaaactactataatagaggggttacgtagttatttataaatccgtacttattagctcccgtattaaataaggctcttaggcaaattctatatttattaaatactaatataagctttattt encodes:
- a CDS encoding C2 domain-containing protein, with amino-acid sequence MGLPSQLRLVYNLHPHPRQEHPRESGVVHGSKMNYDEHTVPTGGQHYSGRNRIPNIHEFVAQLDKEKRERDAAIEAEDKEHARIAKEAARQQQHNGNATQQQQQQQQQQNLQDTKDHVPEKPKGARKKTKTVRDPVTGKDVEIENPKENFKDVVENPHISVPNKNLGKDATVSTSPNQSGEEYRWAQDVTAPPDPVEPGSTTDVPIHSEKTNVNFFHTPSVSYEPMFEHLETRGNILCAGIFFAIVIVGKFFGGSLYGLLPLGACVASGVFLWIKDLITQGRNTEWSSEQARGETATVNLVPESVEWMNTAVGIMWNLINPEMFAGVADTLEDVMVASVPGVIENVRVADISQGSNPLRILSLRALPDSHVKDIKDEAHKQNQKNTDPNELAAMEQAGDFYNLEASVAYHAKPSGSDVSSKARNMGMQLVFYLGIRGLFGVPLPIWVELQGLVATARIRLQLTPEPPFLKTLTFTLMGIPKVQAGCTPMIEKGVNILNLPLISNFVNWAIGTAASMYVAPKSMTLDLSKMLQGDDIKKETLALGLLFIRIHKATGLSKQDRRGSEGGGSDPYITVAWSKFSKPQFCTRVIQDDLNPVFEESCGLLVTADLIKADEQLSVELWDSDRSSADDVVGKVELSIQKLIQHPGKMFPQVSKLAGVKAETSMPGELHWEVGFFGKTQFRKALRTDGKDVNLPPELRDKKELQDEKGTIENDMEDAVEHTPPDPLWPSGILSIVVHQIVGLELANVKGSNGKRKGREYEPARLDAGEVKEEQGSKLPSSYCTILVNDELIYKTRTKAVSSQPIFNAGTEKFIRDWRSGIVTITVRDSRNRQHDPIIGVVPLKLSDILRSGSEATRWYPLDGGVGYGRIRISLLFRSVELRLPPAQLGWDVGTFEFTSQQIIAAGYGKLKTKIRLRTGGSSSSIKRDACNKLEEQDGFSWDISGDEKHDKIRLPVRYRYRSPVFFEFYPPGKRHADAFASLWLQDFPDCEERDFDIPIFNCDKGLRLSQNYITQDNFKDIPDMKIEEIGRLRFKGRFSTGTDGDHVKFVTDNDSRETIETWEACFAEGVRGEEVRAEVPPAVQKLHDESLTQGRDVLAQTDPNEKEKWLSKDGTDWSTAFGKDPTQMMGGDNENQEDLNSEGRDDFDTDYDDDDNSSEPDLGLTDASTKDTRASSNGTRQSTDSNASAAPSDASQQSNGNGPVAAYKDYKSRSRDLHRQHRGLMQWRPMRNVQFAKDEAKFAIRKITKMGALNGRKPDVETEV